A genome region from Chengkuizengella sp. SCS-71B includes the following:
- a CDS encoding DUF2634 domain-containing protein has protein sequence MIPQGGQIQNDSISVQQQPSRTYRLNHNTMKISGTVDGLEAVKQAVFKILQTERFEHLIYGFDYGREFSNLSSMAQAEIQNRMEEALKQDDRITGIKNVQFDFNGDEMVVQFTVISQFGDFNEEVNLSV, from the coding sequence ATGATTCCTCAAGGAGGGCAGATTCAAAATGATTCAATCTCTGTACAGCAACAACCAAGTCGGACTTATCGATTAAATCATAACACAATGAAGATATCAGGCACGGTTGATGGATTAGAGGCAGTTAAACAAGCTGTATTTAAAATTCTACAAACCGAACGATTTGAACATCTTATTTACGGTTTTGATTATGGTCGTGAGTTTTCAAATTTAAGTTCAATGGCACAGGCTGAGATTCAAAATCGAATGGAAGAAGCACTGAAACAGGATGATCGAATTACAGGGATTAAAAATGTTCAGTTTGACTTTAACGGTGATGAAATGGTTGTTCAGTTTACGGTGATTTCACAATTTGGAGATTTTAATGAAGAGGTGAATCTGAGTGTATGA
- a CDS encoding DUF2577 domain-containing protein, protein MIDLIKQASLGAVNASGPTKILYGTVAKINPLEINVDQRFKLPEDFLVVPESVTEIVVDLKHSHVGTEESLNEPIVIRKGLEVGDKVLLLRIQGGQQYIVLDRVVSS, encoded by the coding sequence ATGATAGATTTAATTAAACAAGCAAGTTTAGGGGCAGTAAATGCGAGTGGTCCAACGAAAATATTATACGGAACCGTAGCAAAAATTAATCCTCTTGAAATAAACGTTGATCAGCGTTTCAAACTTCCAGAGGATTTTTTAGTGGTTCCTGAAAGCGTGACAGAAATTGTAGTTGACTTGAAGCACTCACATGTTGGCACTGAAGAAAGTTTAAATGAACCTATAGTGATAAGAAAAGGGTTAGAAGTAGGGGATAAAGTCCTACTTTTACGGATTCAAGGAGGACAACAATACATTGTTTTAGATAGGGTGGTGAGCTCATGA
- a CDS encoding LysM peptidoglycan-binding domain-containing protein — translation MSEDYEIKMSYNNDAEKFILPINPEKIEIKENGKSNTFDIIGGSEINAIQSPKLIEISFESIFPYTWLPYVTVSKIDLFKPEEYVDRLRKWKNSKHPFRFSLTGPSSNFFLPMTIEKFEWKEVAGTLGDIHYRIVLKEYIFYAAKKIEVVQQDGQTVLIKQPAQRPDYRIRPKTYTLQLGDNLWKVAKKILGDGSRSREIQELNGVSTADLKRLPVGMVIKIPED, via the coding sequence ATGAGTGAAGATTATGAAATCAAAATGAGTTATAACAATGATGCAGAAAAGTTTATTCTACCTATCAATCCAGAGAAAATAGAAATTAAAGAGAATGGAAAAAGCAATACTTTTGACATTATTGGTGGAAGTGAAATCAACGCTATTCAAAGTCCAAAATTAATTGAAATTAGTTTTGAAAGTATATTCCCTTATACATGGTTACCATATGTGACAGTAAGTAAAATAGATTTGTTTAAACCAGAAGAATATGTAGATCGTTTACGTAAATGGAAAAACTCAAAACATCCTTTTCGATTTTCTTTAACTGGTCCTTCTTCTAACTTCTTTCTACCTATGACCATTGAAAAGTTTGAATGGAAAGAAGTCGCTGGTACATTGGGGGATATCCACTATCGCATTGTATTAAAAGAATATATTTTCTATGCAGCTAAAAAAATTGAAGTTGTGCAACAGGACGGACAAACGGTGCTCATTAAACAACCTGCTCAACGACCTGACTACCGGATCCGACCTAAAACGTATACACTCCAACTTGGGGATAACCTGTGGAAAGTGGCCAAAAAGATTTTGGGGGACGGTTCAAGATCTAGAGAAATCCAAGAATTGAATGGAGTTAGTACAGCAGATTTAAAAAGACTACCCGTAGGTATGGTTATAAAGATACCGGAGGATTAG
- a CDS encoding tape measure protein, with product MPERGVNKLNVQSSLQLFDSISRPLQKITQALNITTSAMEELNNTSSQTNTVGRSFEAARQQIRSAEIDIRNAINQSTTSQNRFNRSVRAGKSEVNNLMNTIKGMAAAYLTFQGTRSAMNISDDYINSLARLDMINDGSQTTGELQDKIFVAANNSRGNYTDFATAAGKMGMLASESFRNNDELIGFTELMQKSFKVGGASTQEQQAGMYQLTQAMAAGKLQGDEFRSIMENAPMLAQAIADFSGKSKGELKDMSAEGTITADIIKGAMFHAADEINEKFTTMPKTFGTVWTQIKNKAIKSFSPVIQTVNNFINSDVGTSAINSVSSSMAVLAGVLGIVVDMVIAVSTFIKNKWSIIEPIVWGVVAVVGTYTAALVANNIVQGISTGIQTIQALAIAAKTRATIADIAATRGLTVAQWGLNVAMLANPIGLVVLSIVAIIAAIYGAIAIINKFAGTSISATGVIIGSFATMGAYIWNLLLAIFEHILGVINALVNPFIRIANFIGNVFTSPVSSIIYLFQSMADSVLATLQKIASAMDFVFGSNMADSVASWRSGLKNMADAAVQKYAPDENYKKIMNELNLNVNDLGLKRMNYNDAYSAGYNAIKNLKGKFSLPDIKDFSVDMDKLNIGRVDEVGKIKDTVDISSEDLKMMRDLAEMRNIQNFVTLTPVVQVQTGDITEKVDVEEVVREIERSMKEEIRASAEGVYGHE from the coding sequence ATGCCCGAAAGGGGGGTGAATAAACTGAATGTACAATCAAGTTTACAACTATTTGACTCTATATCTCGACCATTACAAAAAATAACTCAAGCCTTAAACATTACTACCTCAGCTATGGAGGAACTAAATAACACATCAAGCCAAACAAATACAGTAGGTAGGAGTTTTGAGGCGGCAAGACAACAAATTCGATCTGCTGAAATAGACATCAGAAATGCGATTAATCAATCCACAACTTCACAGAACAGATTTAATCGATCAGTTAGAGCGGGGAAAAGTGAAGTAAACAACTTGATGAATACCATAAAAGGGATGGCTGCTGCATATTTAACTTTTCAAGGAACGCGATCCGCAATGAATATTAGCGATGATTATATAAATAGTCTTGCGAGATTAGACATGATCAATGATGGTAGTCAAACAACAGGAGAACTCCAGGACAAGATTTTTGTCGCGGCTAATAATTCTAGAGGGAACTATACGGATTTCGCAACAGCGGCTGGAAAAATGGGTATGCTTGCATCTGAGTCTTTTAGAAATAACGATGAGTTAATCGGCTTTACTGAACTTATGCAAAAGAGCTTTAAGGTTGGCGGTGCATCTACTCAAGAACAACAAGCAGGGATGTATCAGCTCACACAAGCCATGGCTGCAGGCAAGCTTCAGGGTGATGAATTTAGATCTATTATGGAAAATGCTCCAATGTTAGCACAGGCGATTGCAGATTTCAGTGGGAAATCGAAAGGTGAGCTGAAGGATATGTCAGCAGAGGGAACCATTACAGCTGATATCATCAAAGGTGCAATGTTCCATGCTGCAGATGAAATCAATGAAAAGTTCACAACAATGCCCAAGACATTCGGTACAGTGTGGACGCAAATCAAAAACAAAGCAATCAAGAGTTTTTCACCTGTAATACAAACAGTGAATAACTTTATCAATAGTGATGTTGGTACATCCGCTATAAATTCCGTATCCAGCTCAATGGCCGTTCTCGCAGGTGTACTTGGGATTGTAGTTGATATGGTTATTGCTGTGTCAACATTTATAAAAAACAAATGGTCCATTATTGAACCTATAGTATGGGGGGTTGTTGCTGTAGTAGGTACCTATACCGCTGCCCTTGTTGCAAATAATATAGTTCAGGGGATAAGTACAGGGATTCAAACCATTCAAGCACTGGCAATAGCAGCAAAAACAAGGGCAACGATTGCCGATATTGCAGCTACAAGAGGTTTAACGGTTGCACAATGGGGTTTAAATGTGGCTATGTTAGCCAACCCTATTGGACTTGTGGTACTATCCATAGTCGCAATCATTGCGGCAATATATGGAGCTATCGCAATCATCAACAAGTTTGCAGGTACAAGTATTTCAGCAACAGGAGTTATCATTGGTTCATTTGCAACGATGGGTGCTTATATATGGAATTTACTTTTAGCTATATTTGAACATATTCTTGGTGTAATCAATGCTTTAGTGAATCCATTTATAAGAATTGCAAACTTCATAGGTAATGTGTTTACAAGCCCAGTTTCATCCATTATTTATTTATTCCAAAGCATGGCTGATAGTGTGCTTGCTACCCTTCAAAAAATTGCATCTGCTATGGATTTTGTTTTCGGTTCAAATATGGCGGATTCAGTAGCAAGCTGGCGTTCAGGGCTAAAAAATATGGCTGATGCAGCAGTTCAAAAATATGCACCAGATGAAAACTACAAAAAGATAATGAATGAGCTCAATCTAAACGTTAATGATTTAGGATTGAAACGTATGAATTATAACGATGCATATAGTGCTGGTTATAACGCTATCAAAAATCTAAAAGGAAAATTTAGCTTACCTGATATTAAAGACTTTAGTGTAGATATGGATAAACTCAACATCGGGAGAGTGGATGAGGTAGGTAAAATTAAGGATACGGTTGATATATCAAGTGAAGATTTAAAAATGATGCGTGATTTAGCAGAAATGAGAAACATTCAAAATTTTGTAACCCTAACTCCAGTAGTTCAAGTACAGACAGGCGATATAACTGAGAAGGTGGATGTTGAAGAAGTAGTAAGGGAAATTGAACGATCAATGAAAGAGGAGATCAGAGCTTCAGCTGAGGGGGTCTATGGGCATGAGTGA
- a CDS encoding stalk domain-containing protein, with protein MKKSIIGLTVGLLIGLSFSVTSPAFSAVKEYILTEFTQPVLVDGVQYVDQGNPIMNYNGRTYIPLSKIGDIAGLDYRWNNELKQVEISTNNTVDISDENIVLEKDLADPDKERLLPPNLTPELIVIEQEKVSGFVILESYQDYPGEKVAYQKYDDFSDDFEYFVDEDDVNLIRAKDKGIELPPKLTDGWVSRDLLFNIFAIRENIVDTDIYLQTLSLPSEILLELNLNEDWFEKTGKDTINNIRIKRYNYKGLFYNYYNIQDLIEAEVITQ; from the coding sequence TTGAAGAAAAGTATAATTGGTCTTACGGTAGGATTACTCATTGGTCTTTCATTTTCAGTAACTAGTCCAGCTTTTTCAGCAGTAAAAGAGTATATTTTAACTGAATTTACACAACCTGTATTAGTTGATGGTGTGCAGTATGTAGATCAAGGAAATCCAATCATGAATTATAACGGACGTACCTATATACCACTTTCCAAAATTGGAGATATCGCTGGATTAGACTATAGGTGGAATAATGAACTAAAACAAGTAGAGATATCAACGAATAATACAGTGGATATCAGTGATGAGAACATCGTTTTAGAAAAGGACCTCGCTGATCCTGATAAAGAACGTCTCCTTCCTCCAAATTTAACACCTGAATTGATTGTGATTGAACAAGAGAAGGTATCAGGTTTTGTCATCTTAGAAAGTTATCAGGATTATCCAGGGGAAAAGGTAGCGTATCAAAAGTATGATGATTTTTCAGATGATTTTGAATATTTTGTGGATGAGGATGATGTTAATCTTATACGTGCAAAAGATAAAGGAATTGAATTACCACCTAAATTAACAGACGGGTGGGTTTCTAGGGATTTGCTTTTTAATATTTTTGCAATTAGAGAAAATATAGTTGATACAGACATATATCTTCAAACACTCTCCTTGCCATCAGAAATATTACTTGAATTGAATCTAAACGAAGATTGGTTTGAAAAAACTGGTAAGGATACAATAAACAACATTAGAATAAAAAGATATAATTATAAAGGTCTATTCTATAACTATTACAACATACAGGACCTCATAGAAGCAGAAGTAATAACACAATAA
- a CDS encoding phage tail assembly chaperone yields the protein MSDLSLFFAENVSSELIEEVIISNRFKGSNGEPMAWKIKSMTEEENEQCRKAATRKVKAKNGVYIPETNQDEYAAKLAVLSIQYPNLKDAELQKSYGVMGAEVLLRKMLLPGEYSTLIQNVMSINGFNKDIGELIDEVKN from the coding sequence ATGAGTGATTTAAGTTTATTTTTTGCAGAGAATGTTAGTTCAGAATTGATTGAAGAGGTTATCATTTCAAATAGATTCAAAGGCAGTAATGGCGAACCTATGGCATGGAAAATAAAAAGCATGACCGAAGAAGAAAATGAGCAATGTAGAAAGGCAGCGACTAGAAAGGTGAAAGCGAAGAATGGTGTTTATATTCCTGAAACAAACCAAGATGAATATGCTGCAAAACTAGCCGTTTTAAGCATACAGTATCCTAATCTAAAAGATGCTGAATTGCAAAAATCTTACGGTGTGATGGGTGCCGAGGTCCTATTACGTAAAATGCTGTTACCAGGAGAGTACTCTACCCTCATCCAAAATGTCATGAGTATAAATGGCTTTAATAAAGACATAGGGGAATTGATTGATGAAGTAAAAAACTAA
- a CDS encoding phage tail tube protein → MGFLNSNDAISGQEGRAYATINGQNEEMFYVKSLEATAEKNKAEIKTLGRRGTQHKATGWSGAGSMTIFYVTTLFRQLMYKYIKEGKDTYFDIVVINQDPSSSIGKQTVTLKGVNLDSVVMASLDTDSEFLEEEVSFTFEDVEIDDSFIKPTLG, encoded by the coding sequence ATGGGTTTTCTAAATTCAAATGACGCTATATCTGGTCAAGAAGGTCGGGCTTATGCCACAATTAATGGACAAAATGAGGAGATGTTTTATGTTAAATCCCTTGAAGCTACAGCAGAAAAGAACAAGGCAGAAATTAAAACATTAGGTCGTAGAGGTACACAACATAAAGCGACCGGTTGGAGTGGAGCGGGCAGTATGACGATTTTCTATGTGACAACCTTATTTCGTCAGCTGATGTATAAGTATATCAAAGAAGGTAAGGATACCTACTTTGATATTGTGGTGATTAATCAAGATCCATCTTCTAGTATTGGAAAACAAACCGTTACCTTAAAAGGGGTTAATTTAGATAGTGTTGTCATGGCTTCATTAGATACTGACAGTGAATTTTTAGAAGAAGAAGTTTCATTTACGTTTGAAGATGTTGAAATCGACGATTCATTTATAAAACCAACACTAGGATAG
- a CDS encoding phage tail sheath family protein produces MAGGTFTTQNKTRPGVYINFVDGGSTLGSAGNRGVVTVALSLSWGESQKILPIYAGENVFDKLGYDITDEKLLLVKEALKRAQTLLLYRLNEGTKATVTVGSLTATAKYGGERGNDLTLVIQTNIDDSAKFDVMTLLDGGEVDTQTVANIEELQNNVWVDFIGSGALTITAGATLTGGEDGSVTNGNYSDYLNAVEVQDFNTIALASKDATLKSVFAAFIRRLRDEGRKTQLVVENYPIADHEGVISVKNGVILAEGTVLDSSESTVWVAAATAGAQINQSLTYEAYDDAIDVDTRYTNAQIEEALKSGEFVFVPSQSRAVVEQDINTFTSYTPEKGKKFSKNRVIRVLDGIANDFKRIFELYYIGKVDNNDDGRGLFKKECIKYLDSLQNINAIQNFNAQQDIEVEQGSDGDSVYVDASVQPVDSIEKIYMKVKVR; encoded by the coding sequence ATGGCCGGAGGTACTTTTACTACTCAAAATAAAACCCGTCCAGGAGTTTACATTAACTTTGTTGATGGGGGCTCAACATTAGGAAGTGCTGGGAATAGAGGGGTTGTTACCGTAGCTTTATCTCTCAGTTGGGGAGAGTCACAAAAGATACTACCCATATATGCAGGAGAAAATGTATTTGACAAACTTGGATATGACATTACAGATGAAAAGCTTTTGTTAGTAAAAGAAGCATTGAAAAGGGCGCAAACTTTACTCCTATACCGATTAAATGAAGGAACAAAAGCAACCGTAACCGTTGGAAGTTTAACTGCGACAGCAAAATATGGCGGAGAAAGAGGAAATGATCTTACACTCGTGATACAAACCAATATCGATGACAGTGCTAAATTTGATGTGATGACACTGCTTGATGGTGGAGAGGTAGATACACAAACCGTTGCTAACATCGAAGAATTACAAAATAATGTATGGGTTGATTTTATCGGCAGTGGAGCTTTAACCATCACTGCGGGAGCTACACTTACAGGTGGAGAAGACGGATCAGTGACGAATGGGAATTACTCTGATTATTTAAATGCAGTTGAAGTGCAAGATTTTAATACTATTGCACTAGCTTCTAAAGATGCCACACTAAAATCGGTTTTCGCTGCTTTTATAAGGCGATTACGTGATGAAGGTCGAAAGACGCAGCTTGTTGTAGAAAACTATCCTATTGCTGATCATGAGGGTGTCATCAGTGTTAAGAATGGCGTTATCCTTGCTGAAGGAACCGTGTTGGATTCGAGTGAATCTACCGTTTGGGTAGCCGCAGCAACCGCAGGCGCTCAAATCAATCAGTCGCTAACCTATGAAGCTTATGATGATGCCATAGATGTAGATACCCGTTACACAAATGCACAAATTGAAGAGGCTTTAAAGTCCGGGGAGTTTGTTTTTGTTCCAAGTCAAAGTCGTGCAGTGGTTGAGCAGGACATAAATACATTTACAAGCTATACACCTGAGAAGGGGAAAAAATTCTCTAAAAATAGGGTGATCCGAGTACTTGACGGAATAGCCAATGATTTTAAACGAATTTTTGAACTCTACTATATCGGGAAAGTAGATAATAATGATGATGGTCGCGGCTTATTTAAGAAAGAATGTATTAAGTATTTAGATAGTCTGCAAAACATTAATGCTATCCAAAATTTTAATGCTCAACAAGATATTGAGGTAGAGCAGGGATCAGATGGTGATAGTGTGTATGTTGATGCCAGTGTACAACCCGTAGATTCGATAGAAAAAATCTACATGAAAGTGAAGGTGAGATAA
- a CDS encoding DUF6838 family protein has protein sequence MNINTVRDGVISKIKFVFPGVKVTGEKIRQGLKVPQFFVKILLSEQERELNRRYKRMHTFDIHYFATSNEDAHKVAEKLYSEMEYIEVSQGKIRGRKMRHEVFDNVLHFFVDYDFHVLREIESVPKMQRMEEDIQHG, from the coding sequence GTGAACATAAATACAGTCAGAGATGGCGTGATTTCTAAAATTAAATTTGTTTTCCCTGGTGTTAAAGTAACAGGTGAAAAAATAAGGCAAGGTCTTAAAGTGCCTCAGTTCTTTGTAAAAATCCTCTTATCTGAACAGGAACGAGAATTAAACAGAAGATACAAGCGGATGCATACCTTTGATATTCATTACTTTGCTACGTCCAATGAGGATGCACATAAAGTAGCTGAGAAGCTTTACTCTGAAATGGAATATATAGAAGTATCACAAGGGAAGATTCGAGGTAGAAAGATGCGGCACGAAGTGTTTGATAATGTGCTGCATTTTTTTGTTGATTATGATTTTCATGTGCTTAGAGAAATAGAATCTGTTCCTAAAATGCAAAGAATGGAGGAAGATATTCAACATGGCTAA
- a CDS encoding HK97 gp10 family phage protein, whose product MPRWGSFDFGDFEKMAKNFKKAKDQRIVERFIREFLLEMAYRSERKFKRRTPVDSGELRRNWKVGKVERRAKSYVVEIYNNTEYASFVEYGHRTGQDLTKWVEGRFMMTISMKEIEKELPKYLKKRQDDLLNQIMNGRPRKKGDDKK is encoded by the coding sequence ATGCCTAGATGGGGAAGCTTTGACTTTGGTGATTTTGAGAAGATGGCCAAGAATTTCAAAAAGGCGAAAGATCAAAGGATCGTTGAAAGATTTATCCGAGAGTTTTTACTCGAAATGGCTTATCGATCAGAAAGAAAGTTCAAAAGGCGTACACCTGTAGATTCTGGTGAGCTTAGACGGAATTGGAAGGTGGGTAAAGTAGAACGTAGAGCAAAATCTTATGTTGTAGAAATTTATAATAATACCGAATATGCTTCTTTTGTAGAGTACGGTCATAGAACAGGACAAGACCTCACCAAATGGGTAGAAGGTCGTTTTATGATGACTATTTCCATGAAGGAAATTGAGAAGGAGCTCCCTAAATACCTTAAAAAAAGACAAGACGATCTATTGAACCAAATTATGAATGGTCGCCCTAGAAAGAAAGGGGATGACAAGAAGTGA
- a CDS encoding ABC transporter ATP-binding protein: MYSKHRKALEKLYEDRATIQRYLEDEEPDNIYKNEPCKLSKLSLGRNDQTEVQNNIQYQMKLFISPDLEILHGDEIIVTRYGRTLNYTAGEPFIYSSHQEVSLERKGYA, from the coding sequence GTGTACTCAAAACACCGTAAAGCACTAGAAAAATTGTACGAGGATAGAGCAACGATTCAAAGATATTTAGAAGATGAAGAACCTGATAATATTTACAAAAATGAACCATGCAAACTCTCTAAATTATCTTTAGGGCGAAACGACCAAACCGAAGTACAAAATAATATTCAGTATCAAATGAAGCTTTTTATCTCTCCTGATTTAGAAATACTTCACGGGGATGAAATTATAGTGACTCGTTATGGCAGAACTCTAAACTATACAGCTGGAGAACCGTTTATATATTCCTCACATCAAGAGGTTAGCTTGGAGAGGAAAGGTTATGCCTAG
- a CDS encoding DNA-packaging protein, with the protein MAIERSDILELVKSRLQILETNHDELILSYVEEIELRMLHYCNLTAIPDGLKFTWVKMTIDALHLNKVAIPEIEALEEFETKIGDTTVKSVGVKGVDTVVKNYRIDLNRYRKLRW; encoded by the coding sequence ATGGCAATTGAACGTTCTGATATTTTAGAACTTGTTAAGTCAAGACTTCAAATTCTAGAAACTAATCATGATGAATTGATTTTGTCTTATGTCGAAGAAATTGAGTTGAGAATGCTTCACTATTGTAATCTCACAGCCATCCCTGATGGACTTAAATTTACTTGGGTAAAAATGACGATCGATGCACTCCATTTAAACAAAGTAGCTATTCCAGAGATTGAAGCTTTAGAAGAATTTGAAACCAAAATCGGTGATACAACTGTAAAATCAGTTGGAGTTAAAGGAGTTGATACGGTGGTTAAAAACTACCGAATTGATCTAAACCGCTACCGAAAGTTGAGGTGGTAA
- a CDS encoding major capsid protein yields the protein MATILELFNQIEVLNYQKNRQYPAYMGETLFPEVKRGSLEFDMIQGAKKIPVIASVHEFDTEAEIGSREAGKQALELTLIKRKMGLNEKNIIALENPRNSTEQQYLMKDVFNDIDVLVQGVKARIEAMRMEVVANGKITLNENNLSAVIDYGVPDDHKEALSGTSLWTDENSDPIGDMERFADALDMRPTRALTTRAILNALLKHPKIIGALFGKDSMRIPTRQDLNAFLTQHELPTIATNDNVYRRQLKGGSYQKERYFPQDKFVMLPDGALGETIYGPTAEEIRLTRNPNIKANMIGNVLAMVYEEGTDPVSTWTKAVATALPSFPTADEVFQAKVI from the coding sequence ATGGCAACTATACTAGAACTATTTAATCAAATAGAAGTTTTAAACTATCAAAAAAATAGACAATACCCAGCATACATGGGTGAAACACTTTTCCCAGAAGTAAAACGAGGTTCCCTTGAGTTTGACATGATCCAAGGAGCAAAGAAAATACCTGTTATTGCAAGTGTTCATGAGTTTGACACTGAAGCAGAGATTGGAAGTCGCGAGGCTGGGAAGCAAGCATTAGAACTAACGCTGATCAAACGTAAGATGGGATTAAATGAAAAGAATATCATTGCCCTTGAAAACCCACGAAATTCAACTGAGCAGCAATATTTAATGAAGGATGTGTTTAATGATATTGATGTCCTTGTTCAAGGTGTAAAAGCTAGAATCGAAGCTATGAGAATGGAAGTCGTTGCAAACGGCAAAATCACGTTAAATGAAAACAACCTGAGTGCTGTAATTGATTATGGAGTGCCTGATGATCACAAAGAGGCACTTAGTGGAACAAGCTTATGGACAGACGAAAATTCTGATCCGATTGGGGATATGGAACGTTTTGCAGATGCTTTGGATATGAGACCTACAAGAGCCTTAACAACAAGAGCGATTTTAAATGCTTTACTTAAACACCCGAAAATCATCGGAGCGTTGTTTGGGAAGGATTCAATGCGCATACCTACCCGCCAGGATTTGAATGCATTCTTAACTCAACATGAACTGCCTACGATTGCAACCAATGACAATGTGTACAGAAGACAACTCAAAGGAGGAAGCTATCAAAAAGAGCGTTATTTCCCTCAAGATAAATTTGTCATGCTACCTGATGGAGCTTTAGGAGAAACGATTTATGGACCAACTGCCGAGGAAATCCGATTGACACGTAATCCAAACATTAAGGCAAATATGATTGGGAACGTGTTAGCGATGGTGTATGAAGAAGGTACGGACCCAGTGAGTACTTGGACAAAAGCAGTAGCAACAGCACTACCAAGTTTCCCAACCGCTGATGAAGTATTCCAAGCAAAGGTAATATAG
- a CDS encoding phage scaffolding protein, giving the protein MDWLKNLLKGMNLSEEQIKSIVERVEGNYKDHIPKHRFDEVNTAKKQLETDIKDRDKQLTELKKNAGDKETLTNQIEQLQKENKKKDQEYKDQLKDMSVTTAIKLAVNGKVHDPDLITSLLDKSKIEINEDGSVKTGLDDQIKALQESKAFLFVQEEGNENKFKGATPPEGKDKDKNDPNTSVGASFAKTANDSGKEQENNFWD; this is encoded by the coding sequence ATGGATTGGCTAAAGAATTTATTGAAGGGTATGAACCTTTCAGAAGAGCAAATTAAATCAATTGTTGAGAGGGTGGAAGGGAACTATAAAGATCATATTCCTAAGCATAGGTTTGATGAGGTAAACACAGCTAAGAAACAACTAGAAACAGACATCAAAGATCGAGATAAACAGCTTACAGAGCTTAAGAAGAATGCAGGGGATAAGGAAACTTTAACGAACCAAATTGAACAGCTTCAAAAAGAGAATAAGAAGAAGGATCAGGAGTACAAGGATCAATTGAAAGATATGTCCGTAACTACAGCAATTAAATTAGCGGTCAATGGAAAGGTCCATGATCCGGATCTCATAACATCTTTACTGGACAAATCAAAAATAGAAATCAATGAGGATGGCAGTGTAAAAACTGGACTCGATGATCAGATCAAAGCGTTGCAAGAGAGCAAGGCTTTTTTATTTGTTCAAGAGGAAGGTAACGAGAATAAGTTTAAGGGTGCTACTCCACCTGAAGGTAAGGACAAAGATAAAAACGATCCAAATACTAGTGTTGGTGCTAGTTTTGCAAAAACAGCAAATGATTCAGGAAAAGAACAAGAAAATAATTTTTGGGACTAA